The DNA window ATCTGTCGTCGTAATTCAAGAAAATTGGGATTTATGTTTTATCtgataaaattcatttgtaGAAAACTAAAAAACGTCCAACTCAAGCAATAAAAGCAAAACACAGCGATTGAGCGAGCATGAAATACATTTACGCCCTCATCGTAAGCCTCGGGTAAATTGCCAATCTATCCCCGATGGAGAAcagattcaatattttttgttctcttGCATTTATATGCAAATTAACTGATTATTCCCAATTTTCCGTTGCCAGATTTCTTGAGCACGGAAGCTAATTTCTAATCAGGAACTCACCCCTATATTTCATCACAATGGTTTCTCCGTCCCCGGAGAGAGGCTACTGCCATTCAAATGATATGGAAATAGGAGAACAACGACCGACTTACGACAAAGTACTGTGAATGTCCCGCCAGTCTGCTCGGTACAAGATTGATGAAAACGCACATTTAGAGCAGTGTCAAATGTCTCGAAATCTCCTTGTATGTTTAGACCAGCCAGTATCGTTTATAAATATAACCccaaaaaatcatataataaagaCGATTCTTTTCAATTCATGCAAGGTTATATAGAGACTTATTacttacagtttttttttactttaacttaaaaaatatcGAGTGGATGCTGATATTTCGGTTGTAGGCGAGAATTTAAACTGAAGATAATTAAATTTGGACAAgtatatgaacaaaataaagaCCGATTTCTTGCATACGGAAAGctgattaaatacatttttgaatgtGATGGGTAAACAAAAACTATAAGAAGAGGAGGTGTTTGCATGAAGCATAtgatcatgtacatgtatgtggagTTCTGAGCTCAGTTGTGATACCTTCAATAAGTCATGACtgataatacacatgtactagTACATATATCCTAGATATGTATGGACCTGTTTACATAAATAGTGTCTTCAGatcacaggtgcttgtggactggaccgtgcactaccccccccccaactcttttctatttttatttttattttattttttaagtttcttttattattaattatcgTTAACAATCCCTTATATATGTCTCCAGTcgaaaaataacagaaatatcACGACTCTGTGGCATTTTATATTCACACTCGTTTCCCCTCTCATTTTTATAGATAGGGGAAACGAGTGTGAATATAAAATGCCAGAGTCgtgatatttgttatttttcgactggagacatatataaggggttgttaacgataattgataaaagaaattttaaaaaaaatgaaaaaaaaaatagaaagggagggggtagtgcacggtccagtccacaagcacctgtgcTTCAGATTAGTTTTGGAATTTTTGATTATCTTTATTTGTAGGACTTGATGAAGCCTTTAAGGCTTTTACTAATTTAACAAACAACTAACATAAAAACTAAAGAACAAGATTAAGGTATTAAAATGCATTTCTGtctgtgtatttaaaaaataaatgtaaccagtttatttattttgatgaagTTTCTATATGACTGATGTGTTGTTTGACTGTAGGTAGTAATGGCGAGGTGTGGATGGACACCACCCCGATCAAACAGATTGTGAAAGCAGGGGACACCACCGTGTTAGCCTGTAGTGTGGAGAATCTGGGCAGAAATGTGGTATGAATGTCCTATAAATATgattcatatttgaaaaaaaatcacttctttttcataattttaaaataccaaTAATTCTACAATGAGAGGATGTGcatagatatagaaaaaaatgtttgattatacatatactaacaTAGATACGGTGATACAAAAGGACAAGTTATATTTctgaatttaaaacaattgacGACAaatcaagggggggggggggggggctgcatgtttttgtttaaactCATAGTACATGGTAATATACTCTAATACTTATccaaaacaacttttgaaatgAGCCATATTTTAAGTGATTGAgtgtaatatttaatataatctAAGTCTGATGTTTTTAGTTTCCAGCATAGATTAACAATTACTGTGAGATTTTCCTTGAGCATTAACCTACTGTCCTATTTTACAGGTGAGGTGGTTTGGACCAGGCCACGCCCTTCTGTTCAATGGGGATTACGCTGTGACACCAGACCGCCGATTTAGCCTGACTCACCCCTACATCAGTTCCTGGAACCTGGTCATCAAGAACGTGAAGACGGGGGATGAGGGTCTGTACATATGTCAAGTACAGTCAAGCACAGAAACCTTGACAAAGAAGGTCACAGTAGAAGTTCAAGGTCAGGattcaatgagagagagagagagagagagagagagagagacatggagagagagagagagagagaggggaaaTGCATGGGGAGAGAGAGGGGGGAAAGAGAGagtgaaagagagagaggggcATGGATTTCCTACAGTTATGTACAGTACTGACCAGACCCAACCTTACGAAAGAAGACTGGGTCTAGGTCTGCTTTCTGTGTCCACTTAGGGTCTGCTATGGCAGACCCAGGGCTGATTGTAAGTAGAACCCAGGCTGACCCAGAGCAGACCCTGATTTCAGGAGTAGACTTGGGTGCTACAAAAAAATGTCCAAATATCTCTGCATAACTGTGCATTTGGAATATTCAAGGGGCTGGCATGCTTAGAGGCGGTAAGAAAAACGaggggtctgcttcacacttcagtgcgtaagCTGGACTCCAAGAGCTGACACCAAGTAAATCCATTGACAGTAAATCCACTGACAGTAAATCCATTGACAGTAAATCCATTGCAGTGCTCGAGTAGACCCTGAACAGtcacaaacttttaaaaagcaGACCCCAACAAGACCCTGAACAGACTCAGGTCAGCTTTTTGGGTCTGGTTTTGTGTTAGGTCAATGTCCTTGGTTGGTACAGTTCAACTGTATATCTTCTATCTTCTGTTTACAGtttatgcatgcatatattttttgttaacagCTGTATAATCTATATCCTCTTCAACAGTTGCTCCACGAATTCTTCCATCTTCATCTAGTGAAGACCAACAAGTGCTGGAAGGAAGTGATGTCACCCTGGTGTGTGGAGCCACAGGATCCCCCACCCCCAAAATCATGTGGCATGTGCTCAAAAATAGTGAAACTAAACGTAAGTGCCCCcccatttaaatgtttataacaaTCAtgaataaatacaggtaacgTGTTAAATCTCTTGGTCAGTCCTTGTAATATACGTGCACTCAATTCAAGAAATACACATTTGAAAAGCTCGAATCTctctattgaaaaatatttagaggATAATTAAAGTACAATGAAGACAAAACATAATCTCATAATCTGGTGCTTTGTAGCAGAAAATGCTCATGCAAGTATAAGCTCTTCCATGCCAGCCTACTACATTGACAATTAATGTGAAAGTACAAATTTACCTTCTCAAGAATTTATATCTGAAATGAATTTGCTTGGTTGTAGAGCTGGATACAGGAGAACAGCTTGTTTTCTCCAATATAAGTCGGGAGGAGACTGGCGTGTACACATGTACTGCATTTAACGCAGTAATTCCCCAGGCTTACAGGCATATCAAAGTGGATGTAGAATGTGAGTCTTTATCATCCAATCATTACATACAATACGTATACTAGTAATCATTACAAACTGTAGCTTAAACTCTTAGctctatttaatattttttacataaattaatacTGATtccagaaaattattttttgtcaatactctgtaccattttctttataatataaaataaggTGATATACACATCTTCATCCAGCAATTAATATGCATGCAACTTATTAGTATGAAAAATAGATTGCTAGAAAATCTCTACCCCTAAtttgtaatttgatttttttttaatgaaatcaaCTTTTTCTTTTCCCTCTATTTAATATAACTGCCTGTTTTCAGATGCCCCATCAATAATTGTAAAAACCCAGGAGTTATCACAGGAGAGGGGCAAGCTAGCTTACTTAGAATGCACAGTGGTGGGTTTCCCCCAGGGTAGGAACTACTGGAAGAAGGATAACCGGATACTGGTCCGCGACTGGAACTACGAACCCCTGGATTACCCACTGAATGCCACCACCAACGTGATGAACCTCCATATCAAACAGGTGGAGCCCCCACAGGGGTTCGGGGTCTACTACTGTGTGGCTGAGAACAAGCATGGGACGGCGGTCGGCAATGTGACCTTGAATGGTAAGTGCAAGGTCATGAAGTTGTGGGCATCTTAAGGAAACCCTTTTTGAAACGCGCTGCACCAGCATCTTGAGATTTATATGAAGATATGCAgagaatttttaatattaagtaAACTTCAAACAAGATAGTTTTATatagaattaaaacaaattattcatctagttaattttaaaaaggtagaaattttaaagtattttggaATTGTCAAGTCTACCATTAGAATGCAGGCAGCAAAAGAAACACAATCTGattgaaatttaattcttttatctGCTCGTAAATCAAATGATGTTAATCAGATTCCAATGATTTACTTTTACACTTAAACCGTTAACAGAAACACACTGACAGTACAGAACttttcataaataaacagtCTGAGAGTTTTCCCATTACAGAAATCACCACCACTACCACAACCACTACAACAACCACGACTCCTGCCCCGACTACCACAATAACCACCACCACCTCTACCACACAATCAACAACAGGATCCACCATCAGGCTATCCACTCCTGGGTCTCCGCAGCCCTCCACTGTCTCCACGACCTCTACATCCTCCCAGAGGCCCCCCACCCCACCAGTCCACACACTGTCCACTGCCCGGCCAGTGATTACCTCCCCTTACAAGCCAGTTGTCACTACAGGTCCAGGATATGAAATTGACCCTGGTAATCAaggtatgttaatttttttttttatatgtttagaaatgcaaaaaatcacaacaaaagagtttcaatttttttttattgtatatttatatgatttaccttaaataagatttttttctcttccaGAAAATGGTGCAAGCATTCCCTCTCCATGCAGAGCAATAATCCTCCTAGTTTTTACAgtattatttatgatataatttattaattgttGTATGCAGAGAGAAAGCGAGAAAGAAAGAATTAAGTTTAATTGTTGAAGAGAAATGGTTGTGATGATCTTCTTTCAAattcggagagagagagagagagagagagctccAATATGTGTATATTGTTCATGTGTCATTCTAGTCTGGTTTACAGCCAACTTATTAACTTCTACAACTTTGTCTCTAGTGTTCAGAACATTTTGTGCAATAAGATCTGAATTCACcattacatatataattatctctttttttaaataactggattgttttttttaatagtgtgaatttaattaattcataaCAATATTAATAATCCCTTAAAACAGTTCATCCAAAATGAAAATTTGCTTCATCTTAATGCCCATGTGACATGATGATATAGTGCTGCACGaatgttttaacataattttaataacaTTGTTCATCATCAAAAcaatcaaatcttaaaaatatgttttgtttctttCATTTATGTGTACTTTCTGTAACAAAATAATgttccttaatttttcaaatcattatGCAGTattatgtgtatatatttattaatttgttttttgtgcCAAAGGATCTCCATGTCTTGtacatttttattgatattgttaGGGATATCAGTCTTTCATACATGTTCTCTACATTACAGCATGATGATTTTTGAACTAAAAATCACAGTCTGAAATGGATAAAAGCACATTAATTTTTGTCTCAGACATTCATTAATGTACACATTAATTATTCATACTGCCTCATTTACAGTACAGTGGTATAATACTGTAGTTGTTTTAGctgtgttgttttgtttttaaaaagaattgtattttataaactTTGCATGAGTTTTATCACTAGATTTTTATTTAGGAATGATTTAAAAGCAGGATACATTTTTGCTGGTTGTGagaataaaagaataaaattggtcagaaatgttttttttctgttgtaagAAATCCCACAAAACAAAAGATTATGTGACTGAATGCCTTTTTAGCAAGATttaagaattacatgtacacatttgaATGAATAGACCCTGTGCCTATAAAAATGACAGTTCTATTAAGCTCAAAAGTATCAGAGCTAATGAATAACCCTTTGTACCTCTGTCTTTTACCAGTCATTTATTATCTTGAATGATTATAAATATAGTGACGaatcaataattttatatattatcaaGTCCTCTGCTGTTTCCTCGTTTAACTGTcgattgtaaaattcatactGTATCTGACAATATAACAATTCTATCAATGGAAATCAAATTATTTCCTGTTGCTTCTGATTGGTTAGCAAGGTGGGTGTAAAATAATGTTCAATTaagtactgtaaaccaacttatattcgcgtgcgagaaatttttgcgAGGTTGGCGAGAGCCTTGTTGTCGCAAATATTTCTCACCGCGAACCAGCCCTTGTTGTTTGATTCTTATCACAACAtgggtctggataaggcttggtcgcgaaaATTAGTCGTCGCGATCCTGTTTATTTCCAGGAAATTGCGAAATCAAGTCgccgcgaataaaagttggtttacagtaaataatttgtcaaaatctCGGCCTACCTCTTAATATTCTATTggtatgaataaatgattttcagcataatttcaattaatattaattgattttcaaGTTGCAAAGCACttgtaaaacaatataaattaatttgttgTACGTAGGAAATATGCTATCAATTCCCTTTCTCTTGACATTCCTGTTATTcgggtttaaattttaaaggaaGTTGTGGACTGTGAATTTGGCCATAATCCATGCAATAATAGGTTTGTGGGTGGGATCCCAACAATAACAAGAACGTACCACACACCAAGATTAACTTAAAGATTCTGCACTACTTTCTGTGAAACTTTTGTGCAACAAAATATAATGAGCATTGAAATATCATATCCTTGTCACGCgaaaattatatattcattGCACATCTTAGTTGCGAACCAgttttttcacacaaaaataaatttatttctttacatttttaactttgttAATTTCCAACAGTTTTCGTATTACCTGGTTTACTTTGAGATCaactaatatttttgtttaatgtgaTTTGTAATGAACGCACCAATCctaaaaatctgttttaatgtttttcaataaattagtcaagaaaatatttattttcagagGAGTGAAACGAGGGagaaaataatatgttttatttgtgtGATATGTTTTTCTATCACACACAAATTTAGACTTATTTATCTTATTTTCTAACATTTCTATGAAAATACTTGATACCAAACaaaagttttaacattttactactCGGTTCATCTCATTTCTTGCATCATTTGACTACTGACGTTGCTTAGTCTTATTACTTCTCacaaaattttgtaatatttatttatatattaatatacttAAGTTGATATAAGCATTCAAAATAAGTAAAGAGATTTCTACACCTTTTATAATTCTACAAACTGACAAATTTTTCCCATAGAGTTATAAGGTTATTCATATATTCTCCAGTGGGCTATATGTACCGTACATACATCCACTGTTTGAAAAAAGGGTGTTTAACATGAACATAAGCAGTGTTAATGTTGTAATGTAAccaatgatttgatttaaacaataCTGAGTGCTGAAAAATGCAGCTTAATTTGTATGATTGTAGAGCTATTCTACATTTTTATTGCTTTATTTAATTCTTTGACAcacaaattacaaaaatatgctcCTTATGTAGAAGAAATTTGTTTAATGATTCCAAATCTTttgacagtacatgtacatatgggAGTTTAACATTTGGTCTAAATTtgcaaacaatataaatattcacttaaaaaaaaccagcaTTGATTGAACTATGTGATACGAAGCAGAGAAAATTCTCACAGGACAAGAACATGAACtccttttttgttttggttcAGTGTTTGTATCTAAATCTACAAATGTATATAAGAAT is part of the Crassostrea angulata isolate pt1a10 chromosome 3, ASM2561291v2, whole genome shotgun sequence genome and encodes:
- the LOC128175495 gene encoding limbic system-associated membrane protein-like isoform X2; protein product: MDTTPIKQIVKAGDTTVLACSVENLGRNVVRWFGPGHALLFNGDYAVTPDRRFSLTHPYISSWNLVIKNVKTGDEGLYICQVQSSTETLTKKVTVEVQVAPRILPSSSSEDQQVLEGSDVTLVCGATGSPTPKIMWHVLKNSETKQLDTGEQLVFSNISREETGVYTCTAFNAVIPQAYRHIKVDVEYAPSIIVKTQELSQERGKLAYLECTVVGFPQGRNYWKKDNRILVRDWNYEPLDYPLNATTNVMNLHIKQVEPPQGFGVYYCVAENKHGTAVGNVTLNEITTTTTTTTTTTTPAPTTTITTTTSTTQSTTGSTIRLSTPGSPQPSTVSTTSTSSQRPPTPPVHTLSTARPVITSPYKPVVTTGPGYEIDPGNQENGASIPSPCRAIILLVFTVLFMI
- the LOC128175495 gene encoding limbic system-associated membrane protein-like isoform X1: MLTGIILISWLCFLPGSNGEVWMDTTPIKQIVKAGDTTVLACSVENLGRNVVRWFGPGHALLFNGDYAVTPDRRFSLTHPYISSWNLVIKNVKTGDEGLYICQVQSSTETLTKKVTVEVQVAPRILPSSSSEDQQVLEGSDVTLVCGATGSPTPKIMWHVLKNSETKQLDTGEQLVFSNISREETGVYTCTAFNAVIPQAYRHIKVDVEYAPSIIVKTQELSQERGKLAYLECTVVGFPQGRNYWKKDNRILVRDWNYEPLDYPLNATTNVMNLHIKQVEPPQGFGVYYCVAENKHGTAVGNVTLNEITTTTTTTTTTTTPAPTTTITTTTSTTQSTTGSTIRLSTPGSPQPSTVSTTSTSSQRPPTPPVHTLSTARPVITSPYKPVVTTGPGYEIDPGNQENGASIPSPCRAIILLVFTVLFMI